Proteins encoded in a region of the Clostridium beijerinckii genome:
- a CDS encoding MinD/ParA family protein, with protein MLDQAESLRKLINNEEQEINKTTTKIITVTSGKGGVGKSNFVVNLAILLQNKGKKVLIFDADLGMGNDDVLMGLYPKHNIFDIIFTGLEIKDIIITGTNGVDLIPAGSALSKAQELEEDQKKLFIEKLETLDEYDYILMDTGAGVNKDVLSFIAASEELIIVTTPEPTSLTDGYSLIKATDHYNLKTKAKIIVNKAFTKEEGEETYNKFNRAVTKFLKIDVEYLGCILEDKKLVQSVRQQKPFVILYPNCDASKDIEKIASKLLGQEVDSSDGAKGMFKRLFNIFS; from the coding sequence ATGCTAGATCAGGCTGAATCATTACGAAAATTGATTAACAATGAAGAACAAGAAATAAATAAGACAACTACAAAAATAATAACAGTAACGTCTGGAAAAGGAGGAGTTGGAAAAAGTAATTTTGTTGTGAACCTAGCAATATTACTTCAAAATAAAGGAAAGAAAGTTTTGATTTTTGATGCTGATTTGGGTATGGGAAATGATGATGTATTAATGGGATTATATCCCAAGCACAATATATTTGATATTATATTTACTGGATTGGAAATAAAAGATATAATTATAACAGGAACCAATGGCGTTGATTTAATTCCAGCAGGGTCTGCTTTAAGTAAAGCTCAAGAATTAGAAGAAGATCAAAAGAAATTATTTATAGAAAAACTCGAGACATTGGATGAGTATGATTATATATTAATGGATACAGGAGCTGGAGTTAATAAAGATGTCTTATCTTTTATAGCAGCTTCAGAAGAATTAATTATTGTAACTACTCCTGAGCCTACGTCGTTAACAGACGGATATAGTTTAATTAAAGCAACAGATCACTATAATCTCAAGACTAAGGCAAAAATAATTGTAAATAAAGCCTTTACTAAAGAGGAAGGCGAAGAAACTTATAATAAATTTAATAGGGCAGTTACTAAATTTTTAAAGATAGATGTTGAATATTTGGGATGCATATTAGAAGATAAAAAATTAGTGCAAAGTGTTAGGCAGCAAAAACCTTTTGTTATATTATATCCTAATTGTGATGCGTCTAAAGATATAGAAAAAATAGCTTCGAAACTTTTGGGACAAGAAGTGGATTCATCAGATGGAGCAAAAGGAATGTTTAAAAGATTATTTAATATATTTTCATAG
- a CDS encoding flagellar brake protein, whose protein sequence is MLNFNLKVNDRVEVIIGEKAYKALIMDVEDDFLKMNVPVCDGDYLMLHAGEKIEMNTYLSENGCFNFSCEVISRGKEGSIIYYKISTPFNIVKIQRRNFFRVGLLNPVKYKKITGIDEEDIPKIPYKDGLMVDLSAGGLKFKINEEITKEDLILVSLKLSKIEVEIKCDIVRIENTPDKEKLCGLRFIDITPAQSEKMIQELFEIMRRQRANM, encoded by the coding sequence GTGCTTAATTTTAACTTAAAAGTTAATGATAGAGTGGAAGTAATAATAGGAGAAAAAGCATATAAAGCTCTAATAATGGATGTAGAGGATGACTTTTTAAAAATGAATGTTCCTGTTTGTGATGGTGATTATTTAATGCTTCACGCAGGAGAAAAGATCGAAATGAATACTTACTTAAGTGAAAATGGATGTTTTAACTTTTCATGCGAAGTAATTTCAAGAGGTAAAGAAGGAAGCATAATATACTATAAAATCTCAACACCATTTAATATTGTAAAAATACAAAGAAGGAATTTTTTCAGAGTTGGGTTATTAAATCCAGTTAAATATAAAAAGATTACTGGGATCGATGAGGAAGATATTCCTAAGATACCTTATAAAGATGGATTAATGGTTGATTTGAGTGCTGGTGGATTAAAATTTAAAATAAATGAAGAAATTACTAAAGAAGATTTGATATTGGTTAGCTTAAAATTAAGCAAAATTGAAGTCGAAATTAAGTGTGATATTGTAAGAATTGAAAACACTCCAGATAAAGAAAAATTGTGTGGATTAAGATTTATTGATATTACTCCAGCTCAAAGTGAAAAAATGATTCAAGAGCTTTTCGAAATAATGAGAAGGCAAAGAGCTAATATGTAA
- a CDS encoding FliA/WhiG family RNA polymerase sigma factor gives MHALKDVDGKEQIIQEYIPLVKYIASRVMFGKNKYMEYEDLVSYGMVGLMDALNKFDNTKGMKFSSYASIRIKGAMIDELRKNRPISKGAMDKLNRYNKAIDTLQLELLREPTNDEIAKYLGISISEVGEIENYINYISMVSLENVIFSDDEDVNLIGIIEDKNSPSPDAHLQDKEQLEILTKAIDLLKEKDRIVLNLYYYEGLTLKEIGTVLSVSESRVCQLHSRAISSLRECMRKLHYID, from the coding sequence ATGCACGCATTAAAAGACGTTGATGGAAAAGAGCAGATCATACAAGAATATATCCCGTTAGTAAAGTATATTGCCTCGAGGGTTATGTTTGGAAAGAACAAATACATGGAATATGAGGACTTAGTTAGTTATGGTATGGTTGGGCTTATGGATGCGTTAAATAAGTTTGACAATACGAAAGGAATGAAATTTTCATCATATGCGTCTATAAGAATAAAAGGTGCTATGATAGATGAGCTGAGGAAAAATAGACCTATATCTAAAGGGGCAATGGACAAACTAAATAGATACAATAAAGCGATAGACACATTGCAGTTAGAACTATTAAGGGAACCTACTAATGATGAGATTGCAAAATATCTTGGGATATCTATAAGTGAAGTAGGAGAAATTGAAAATTACATAAATTATATTTCAATGGTATCACTGGAAAATGTAATTTTTTCGGATGATGAGGATGTAAACCTTATTGGAATTATAGAAGATAAAAATAGTCCAAGTCCTGATGCTCACTTACAAGATAAGGAGCAACTAGAGATTTTAACAAAGGCAATTGATCTCCTTAAAGAAAAAGATAGAATAGTATTAAATCTTTATTATTATGAGGGATTAACTTTAAAAGAGATAGGAACAGTATTAAGCGTTTCCGAATCTAGAGTTTGCCAATTACATAGTAGAGCTATTAGTAGCTTGAGAGAGTGCATGAGAAAATTGCATTATATTGATTAA